In Collimonas arenae, a single genomic region encodes these proteins:
- a CDS encoding acetyl-CoA carboxylase carboxyltransferase subunit alpha, with protein sequence MSKTTFLGFEQPIAELDAKIEELRFVQDDSAVDISEEIDRLSKKSQQLTKDIYAKLTPWQVSQISRHPQRPYTMDYVNEIFTDFHELHGDRSYADDLSIIGGLARFNGQACMVIGHQKGRDTKERALRNFGMPKPEGYRKALRLMKVAEKFGLPIFTFVDTPGAFPGIDAEERGQSEAIGHNLYAMAELKVPLIATIIGEGGSGGALAIAVGDAVLMLQYATYSVISPEGCASILWKTAERAADAADALGLTAHRLKAVGLIDKIVSEPLGGAHRDPKQMASLLKRALADTLRQFQGVKTKDLLHARHEKLMSYGKFKEVLAAE encoded by the coding sequence TCCGCCGTCGATATTTCGGAAGAAATCGACCGTTTGTCGAAAAAAAGCCAGCAACTGACCAAAGATATCTACGCCAAGTTGACTCCGTGGCAGGTTTCGCAGATTTCGCGCCATCCGCAACGTCCATACACGATGGACTATGTGAACGAAATTTTTACCGATTTTCATGAGCTGCACGGCGACCGCAGTTATGCAGATGACCTGTCTATCATCGGCGGCCTTGCGCGTTTCAACGGCCAGGCTTGCATGGTGATCGGCCATCAAAAGGGTCGCGATACCAAAGAGCGCGCCTTGCGCAATTTCGGCATGCCGAAACCTGAGGGTTATCGCAAGGCCTTGCGCCTGATGAAAGTCGCGGAAAAATTCGGCTTGCCGATTTTCACCTTTGTTGATACCCCTGGCGCTTTCCCCGGCATCGATGCGGAAGAGCGCGGCCAGTCGGAAGCGATCGGCCATAACCTGTACGCCATGGCGGAATTGAAGGTGCCGCTGATCGCCACCATCATCGGTGAAGGCGGTTCCGGCGGCGCGCTGGCGATTGCGGTTGGCGATGCGGTCTTGATGTTGCAATACGCAACTTATTCGGTGATTTCGCCAGAAGGCTGTGCGTCGATTTTGTGGAAAACCGCCGAGCGTGCGGCTGATGCGGCCGATGCATTGGGCCTGACCGCGCACCGTCTGAAAGCAGTTGGCTTGATCGACAAGATTGTCAGCGAGCCTTTGGGCGGCGCCCATCGCGATCCGAAACAGATGGCGTCGCTGTTGAAGCGCGCACTGGCCGATACCTTGCGCCAGTTCCAAGGCGTCAAAACCAAGGATTTGCTGCATGCACGCCATGAAAAGCTGATGAGCTACGGTAAATTCAAGGAAGTGCTGGCTGCTGAATAA
- a CDS encoding M23 family metallopeptidase, with amino-acid sequence MLISFPFLPEPNAVTGYELAALAEVAKLDDCESVHGTYPLSYQRSWHGGIHLHPQTIGQPVRAIADGTVVAYRLAGTAVEEGQDNGFVLLKHETETGNGRPITFYSLYMHLANTKDIGHEKDKSRSVMIPLLRQPGSADIVADGKTKVYRKDILGYCGKMYGHTMIHFEIFMVNDDFNAYFNHTQLGKETVSTDGDAELWGDCYFVIPAGGRLYDKTHTATGSTEKRLFVRVSYDKGSKTTTVWQDEGKDKTPTLIPYQDVQSGYVESDYEYNLYKTATDRYPACPSAGYELLRFGRVIGPDKDKLSKEQSVNWQPIVYAPGKLGYVDLSAANILKLSDADFPSFMGWTKISEGDSVFANDGICDIKAILDVLAEAEKAGAKNPGETHDSLAPYLQNNEVTRKKLRGLICESPTEWDKAGNATRYARLLKPGEHYDGNPDGYKKFLDFVEKFQFWDKTGLPTKIWHFHPLAFIEQFRTCRWLSEKEFKQFLPKMVLRGMGGKAAWEAVPKPNADEKTNPVFTIHRIPLNKTFRKYGINTPYRMAAFFGNSIQETQWWSKLHENNKAAWYYPWDGRGFLQLTHIYNYITYWKFRGRKIDVIIENKLKMAQGAAEKKRENSFLTDSVSGVTTQMKEWRELVGTNNPDMENSSDAADSAGVYWAWISMARYADGTINIERCKIPTSSGEKIYYRSEAFWKASASVNLPGVINQPYDHRLNGFIDRCVPWAQALAVLTDMRFPNVNGVLELDYPEGHEPRREK; translated from the coding sequence ATGCTGATCAGTTTTCCCTTTCTGCCAGAACCGAATGCCGTCACCGGATACGAGCTTGCCGCATTGGCAGAAGTCGCTAAGCTCGATGACTGCGAATCCGTGCACGGTACCTATCCACTAAGCTATCAACGGAGCTGGCACGGTGGCATTCACTTGCATCCGCAGACTATCGGTCAGCCAGTGCGTGCGATTGCCGACGGCACGGTGGTGGCTTATCGCCTGGCGGGGACAGCAGTGGAAGAAGGTCAAGATAACGGTTTTGTGCTTCTCAAGCACGAAACAGAAACAGGCAATGGCCGGCCGATAACCTTCTATTCGCTCTACATGCATTTAGCCAATACAAAAGATATCGGCCATGAAAAAGACAAGAGCAGAAGCGTAATGATTCCTCTGCTGCGACAGCCGGGATCTGCCGACATTGTTGCCGATGGGAAGACCAAGGTGTACCGGAAAGACATTCTCGGTTATTGCGGCAAGATGTATGGCCACACGATGATTCATTTTGAAATCTTCATGGTCAATGACGACTTCAACGCTTATTTTAACCATACCCAACTTGGCAAAGAAACCGTCAGCACCGATGGCGATGCGGAGTTGTGGGGCGATTGCTATTTCGTGATTCCGGCTGGCGGCAGGCTCTACGATAAAACCCATACGGCAACCGGCTCGACAGAAAAGCGTCTGTTTGTACGGGTAAGCTATGACAAAGGCAGTAAAACCACGACCGTCTGGCAAGACGAAGGCAAGGATAAAACGCCTACGCTTATTCCCTATCAGGATGTCCAGTCCGGCTATGTGGAGTCGGACTATGAATACAATTTATATAAAACGGCTACCGATCGTTATCCCGCCTGCCCCAGCGCCGGATATGAACTGCTGCGCTTCGGCAGAGTCATCGGACCGGATAAAGATAAACTGTCGAAAGAGCAGTCTGTCAATTGGCAGCCCATTGTCTATGCCCCCGGCAAATTGGGGTATGTCGATCTGAGTGCAGCAAACATTCTCAAACTCTCCGATGCCGATTTTCCGTCGTTTATGGGATGGACGAAAATCAGTGAAGGCGACAGCGTATTTGCCAACGACGGCATATGCGACATCAAAGCGATTCTCGATGTGCTGGCGGAAGCGGAAAAGGCCGGAGCCAAAAATCCGGGCGAAACACACGATAGCCTGGCCCCCTACTTGCAGAACAACGAAGTGACGCGTAAAAAACTACGCGGCCTGATCTGTGAATCACCGACCGAGTGGGATAAAGCAGGTAATGCCACACGCTACGCAAGATTACTCAAGCCAGGCGAACATTACGACGGCAATCCAGATGGCTACAAGAAATTTCTGGATTTCGTCGAAAAATTCCAGTTCTGGGACAAGACCGGATTGCCTACCAAAATATGGCATTTCCATCCGCTGGCGTTTATTGAGCAGTTTAGAACGTGTAGGTGGTTGAGTGAAAAAGAATTTAAACAATTCCTGCCCAAGATGGTGCTACGAGGAATGGGAGGAAAAGCGGCATGGGAAGCTGTACCAAAACCGAACGCAGATGAAAAAACCAATCCTGTTTTTACTATTCACCGAATTCCGCTTAACAAAACTTTTCGCAAATACGGCATAAATACGCCTTATCGCATGGCGGCTTTTTTTGGCAATTCGATACAAGAAACTCAATGGTGGAGCAAGCTGCATGAAAACAATAAGGCAGCGTGGTATTACCCTTGGGATGGTCGCGGTTTTTTGCAATTGACACATATCTACAATTACATTACCTACTGGAAATTTCGGGGGAGAAAAATAGATGTAATTATTGAGAACAAACTCAAAATGGCACAAGGGGCGGCTGAAAAAAAACGGGAAAACAGTTTCTTGACTGATAGCGTGTCAGGGGTGACAACGCAGATGAAAGAGTGGCGAGAATTAGTCGGAACGAACAATCCAGATATGGAAAATTCTAGTGATGCTGCTGATAGTGCTGGTGTTTATTGGGCTTGGATCAGTATGGCACGCTATGCCGATGGAACCATTAATATTGAACGTTGCAAAATACCCACTTCATCTGGTGAAAAAATTTATTACCGTAGCGAGGCATTCTGGAAGGCATCGGCTAGTGTTAATTTGCCGGGCGTAATTAATCAACCATATGATCATCGATTAAATGGCTTTATTGATCGTTGTGTACCTTGGGCACAGGCATTGGCAGTATTAACAGACATGCGCTTCCCAAATGTGAATGGCGTGTTGGAACTGGATTACCCAGAAGGACATGAACCAAGGCGGGAAAAATGA
- a CDS encoding aspartate kinase, which yields MALIVHKYGGTSMGSTERIKNVAKRVAKWHDAGHQIVVVPSAMSGETNRLLGLAKEISAQPDPRELDMLASTGEQASVALLAMALQAIGKQAVSYAGWQVAIKTDSAHTKARIRSIDDAKVRQDLDAGKVVIITGFQGVDEAGNITTLGRGGSDTSAVAVAAALKAAECLIYTDVDGVYTTDPRVVSDARRLNTVTFEEMLEMASLGSKVLQIRSVEFAGNYKMPTRVLSSLTDPLMPLEEEAVSGTLISFEEDTKMEQATITGIAFNRDETKITVLGVPDRPGIAYQILGAVADANIEVDMIIQNQSVDGKTDFTFTVPRGEYAKAMDVLNEKVKASIGAASITGDAKVSKVSVVGVGMRSHVGIASQMFRTLSEEGINIQMISTSEIKISVLIDEKYMELAVRALHKAFGLESA from the coding sequence ATGGCTTTAATCGTCCACAAATACGGCGGCACTTCGATGGGCTCGACCGAGCGCATCAAGAATGTCGCCAAACGCGTCGCCAAATGGCATGACGCCGGCCACCAAATCGTCGTGGTGCCTTCCGCGATGTCCGGTGAAACTAACCGCCTCCTGGGCTTGGCAAAGGAAATTAGCGCACAGCCTGATCCGCGCGAACTTGACATGCTGGCATCAACCGGCGAGCAGGCTTCGGTCGCGTTGCTGGCAATGGCGCTGCAAGCCATCGGCAAGCAAGCGGTCTCCTACGCCGGCTGGCAAGTCGCGATCAAGACCGATTCGGCCCATACCAAGGCGCGCATCCGTTCGATTGACGACGCCAAAGTACGGCAAGACCTGGATGCCGGCAAAGTCGTGATCATCACCGGCTTCCAAGGCGTCGACGAGGCCGGCAATATCACCACGCTCGGTCGTGGTGGTTCCGATACGTCGGCGGTGGCGGTTGCCGCGGCATTGAAAGCTGCCGAGTGCCTGATCTACACCGACGTTGACGGCGTCTATACCACCGACCCGCGCGTTGTATCCGACGCGCGCCGCCTGAACACGGTGACGTTTGAAGAAATGCTGGAAATGGCGTCGCTGGGCTCGAAAGTGCTGCAGATTCGTTCAGTCGAATTCGCCGGCAACTACAAGATGCCTACCCGCGTGCTGTCGTCGCTGACCGACCCTTTAATGCCGCTGGAAGAAGAAGCAGTTTCCGGCACCCTGATTTCGTTTGAGGAAGATACCAAGATGGAACAAGCCACCATTACCGGCATCGCGTTTAATCGCGACGAAACCAAGATTACCGTGCTGGGCGTGCCTGACCGCCCTGGTATCGCCTATCAGATTCTGGGCGCAGTCGCCGACGCCAATATCGAAGTCGACATGATTATCCAGAATCAGTCGGTCGACGGTAAAACCGACTTCACATTCACCGTGCCGCGCGGCGAGTACGCCAAAGCGATGGACGTGCTCAACGAGAAGGTGAAGGCCAGTATCGGTGCAGCCAGCATCACCGGCGACGCCAAGGTCTCCAAGGTATCGGTGGTCGGCGTGGGCATGCGCAGTCATGTCGGCATCGCATCGCAAATGTTCCGTACTTTGTCGGAAGAGGGCATCAATATCCAGATGATCTCGACCTCCGAAATCAAGATCTCGGTCCTGATCGATGAAAAGTACATGGAACTGGCAGTGCGCGCTCTGCATAAGGCTTTTGGACTGGAAAGCGCTTAA
- the tilS gene encoding tRNA lysidine(34) synthetase TilS, which produces MSNLHASSIYAYLENTLAALAVTRAAGDPQVPARLAIAYSGGLDSSVLLHAAASYAIAHGVKLLAFHIHHGISPNADQWQAHCAETCARLGVEFHAQTIALHDSDKNGVEEAARIGRYAALGALCRQHQIPLLLTAHHLDDQAETVLLQLLRGSGAAGLSGMDSWNTAPTLLGDATLLMVRPLLKVSRAAMEEYAAAQQLAYVDDESNHDPRYARNALRQQVMPVLAQYFPGFQERFSRSAGHMQTTQKLLVSLAAQDMALCADGACLDMDRLRQLNSERIDNLLRYWFGLHHLRMPSSAWLSEMRQQLLEAKADAQLCVTHPDCHIRRHRNRVFLTPRDDTDRSEIEPQDFRWSGETEIAFPAFGGIMHFEPAEQGVAAEWLREQALQIQYRAGGEKLKLAFNRPTKALKYHYQAFDVPPWERERLPLVRSGKQIVFASGVGFDCHVLAVEPGSHISLRWESNILPLSQDIRFDA; this is translated from the coding sequence GTGTCGAATCTTCATGCATCAAGTATCTACGCGTACTTAGAAAATACACTGGCGGCGCTGGCAGTCACGCGCGCTGCCGGTGATCCCCAAGTTCCAGCCAGACTGGCGATTGCCTACAGCGGCGGCCTCGATTCCAGCGTCCTGCTGCACGCGGCAGCAAGTTACGCCATTGCGCATGGCGTCAAGCTGCTGGCTTTTCATATCCATCACGGCATCAGTCCCAACGCGGATCAATGGCAGGCGCATTGCGCCGAGACTTGCGCGCGGCTGGGCGTTGAGTTCCATGCACAAACCATTGCGCTGCATGACAGCGATAAAAACGGCGTAGAAGAAGCTGCCCGAATTGGCCGTTACGCGGCGCTTGGCGCTTTGTGCCGCCAGCATCAAATTCCTTTGTTGTTGACTGCGCATCATCTGGATGACCAGGCGGAAACCGTGCTGCTGCAATTGTTGCGCGGCTCCGGCGCGGCTGGCTTGTCCGGTATGGATAGCTGGAATACAGCGCCGACCTTGCTTGGTGATGCCACCTTGCTGATGGTGCGTCCGCTGCTGAAAGTCTCGCGCGCGGCGATGGAAGAATATGCCGCTGCACAGCAGCTGGCTTATGTCGACGATGAATCGAATCACGATCCTCGCTATGCCCGCAATGCCTTGCGCCAGCAAGTGATGCCAGTGCTGGCGCAATATTTTCCCGGTTTTCAAGAGCGTTTCTCGCGCAGCGCCGGGCACATGCAGACCACGCAAAAATTGCTGGTTTCGCTGGCGGCGCAAGACATGGCCCTGTGCGCCGACGGCGCTTGTCTCGATATGGATCGCCTGCGCCAACTCAACTCGGAGCGTATCGATAACCTGTTGCGCTACTGGTTCGGCCTGCATCATCTGCGCATGCCTTCCAGCGCCTGGTTGAGTGAAATGCGCCAGCAATTGCTGGAGGCGAAAGCCGACGCCCAACTGTGCGTGACCCATCCCGATTGCCATATCCGGCGTCATCGCAACCGCGTATTCCTGACGCCGCGCGACGATACCGATCGCTCTGAAATCGAGCCGCAGGATTTTCGCTGGAGCGGCGAAACTGAAATCGCCTTTCCCGCATTTGGCGGCATCATGCATTTTGAGCCGGCGGAGCAGGGCGTTGCAGCCGAATGGCTGCGCGAGCAAGCCTTGCAAATCCAATATCGCGCTGGCGGAGAAAAGCTCAAGCTGGCCTTCAACCGGCCCACCAAGGCGTTGAAATATCATTATCAAGCCTTTGACGTACCGCCCTGGGAGCGTGAACGGCTGCCCTTGGTGCGTAGCGGCAAGCAAATCGTGTTTGCATCCGGTGTTGGTTTTGATTGCCATGTGCTGGCGGTTGAACCCGGTTCGCACATTAGCTTGCGTTGGGAATCGAATATATTGCCCTTGAGTCAAGATATTCGGTTTGACGCATAG
- the tssH gene encoding type VI secretion system ATPase TssH, protein MTLRDSTHLLRKLNPQCASALEAAANLCHARAHGEITLEHWLLKLIEPGNGDIPTILRHYEIDIDQVWNALLTSLERLPHDMRGKPALSHTLMDVLQRAWLAASMSDDARTIRSAHILAALVDAPHSLRATDAWPLISMTSAQIQRLGNVLDARSVESQVDEADDSLPAATDPAANPPSPAASNQNATQNTKPPKAAGNAAATGGEALARFAIDLTAKAGRGEIDPVFGRDREIQQMVDVLARRRKNNPILVGEPGVGKTALVEGLALRVAEGTVPTVIREVRILTLDLGLLQAGAGVKGEFEQRLKNVIDEVQQSPVPILLFIDEAHTLIGAGNAAGGADAANLLKPALARGELRTIAATTWSEYKEYFERDAALERRFQVIKVDEPDDANATLMLRGLAKRYATYHNVHIRDEALTAAVKLSRRYLTGRQLPDKAVDLIDTAAARVKMGLESPPAELERARAQVSALELEIGKLAADQEAGITGLQERHEALQNTITEARNAFEQLQQRYEHELALVKTLQERRTQFQEAASAEDHEAREAARKTLDAAQLALTEAQGKTSMVFVDVDAQAVARVVAEWTGVPVGNLVEDELIGLLSLEQTLSSRVVAQNEALAALASSLRTAKAGLKNEHSPLGVFLLAGPSGVGKTETALALADLLFGGEAALTTINMSEYQEAHTVSQLKGSPPGYVGYGRGGVLTEAVRQRPYSVVLLDEVEKAHRDVLEMFYQVFDRGTMRDGEGREINFCNCVILMTSNLGSQEIMDMTGGDPAISTAQLMEVVHPILSNHFQPALLARFQPILYRPLQADALSNILRIKLDAIGARLHRQYGIQLTCDESLVDALAQACLLRESGARNIDSLLNQQILPVVARELLVRLAAGGMPNEVRLTQSAEGNLVVEFLPNDNAPAIAQTAAVAASDNSD, encoded by the coding sequence ATGACCCTACGCGATTCCACCCATCTACTCCGCAAGCTCAATCCGCAATGCGCCAGCGCGCTGGAAGCTGCAGCCAACTTGTGCCATGCGCGTGCGCACGGTGAAATCACGCTGGAGCATTGGTTATTGAAGTTAATCGAACCGGGCAACGGCGATATTCCAACGATTTTGCGTCATTACGAGATTGATATCGATCAGGTATGGAATGCGTTACTGACTTCGCTGGAGCGCCTCCCCCATGACATGCGCGGCAAGCCAGCGCTGTCCCATACCTTGATGGATGTGTTGCAGCGTGCCTGGCTGGCGGCATCGATGTCGGACGATGCGCGCACGATTCGCTCTGCACATATACTGGCGGCGCTGGTCGATGCACCCCACAGTTTGCGCGCCACGGATGCGTGGCCGCTTATCAGCATGACTTCGGCGCAGATTCAGCGGCTCGGCAACGTGCTGGATGCGCGGTCCGTCGAGTCGCAAGTTGACGAAGCCGATGACAGCTTGCCTGCGGCAACTGACCCTGCCGCTAACCCGCCCTCTCCCGCCGCATCGAATCAAAACGCAACTCAAAACACTAAACCGCCCAAGGCTGCTGGCAATGCCGCGGCAACAGGTGGCGAAGCGCTCGCACGCTTTGCCATCGACCTGACGGCGAAAGCCGGCCGCGGCGAGATCGATCCGGTGTTCGGCCGCGATCGCGAAATCCAGCAAATGGTCGACGTGCTGGCACGGCGTCGCAAGAATAATCCGATCCTGGTCGGCGAACCGGGGGTTGGCAAGACCGCACTTGTGGAAGGCTTGGCGTTGCGTGTGGCGGAAGGTACTGTGCCGACCGTGATCCGCGAGGTACGTATCCTGACACTGGATCTGGGACTGTTGCAGGCCGGCGCCGGAGTCAAAGGCGAGTTCGAGCAGCGCCTGAAGAATGTGATCGATGAGGTGCAGCAATCGCCGGTGCCGATTCTGCTGTTTATTGACGAAGCCCATACGCTGATTGGCGCAGGCAACGCTGCCGGCGGCGCCGATGCGGCCAATCTGCTGAAGCCGGCACTGGCGCGCGGCGAATTGCGTACGATCGCGGCGACTACCTGGTCCGAGTACAAGGAATACTTCGAACGCGATGCGGCACTGGAACGGCGCTTCCAGGTGATCAAGGTAGACGAACCGGACGACGCCAACGCCACCCTGATGCTGCGCGGCCTGGCGAAACGTTATGCGACATATCACAACGTGCATATCCGCGATGAGGCGCTGACGGCGGCCGTCAAGCTGTCGCGCCGCTACCTGACCGGGCGGCAGTTGCCCGACAAGGCAGTCGACCTGATCGACACCGCGGCTGCCCGGGTAAAAATGGGATTGGAATCACCGCCCGCCGAACTTGAACGCGCTCGCGCTCAAGTAAGTGCGCTGGAACTGGAGATCGGCAAGCTCGCTGCTGATCAGGAGGCCGGTATTACCGGCCTGCAGGAGCGGCATGAGGCCTTGCAAAACACGATTACCGAGGCACGCAACGCATTTGAGCAATTGCAACAACGTTATGAGCATGAGCTGGCCCTGGTAAAAACATTGCAGGAGCGGCGTACTCAATTCCAGGAAGCCGCCAGCGCCGAAGATCATGAAGCGCGTGAAGCTGCACGAAAGACGCTGGATGCAGCACAACTTGCCCTGACCGAAGCACAAGGAAAGACGTCCATGGTGTTTGTTGATGTGGATGCGCAGGCCGTTGCCCGCGTGGTGGCGGAATGGACTGGCGTACCGGTCGGCAATCTGGTGGAAGACGAGCTGATAGGCCTGCTTTCCCTTGAGCAGACCTTATCGAGCCGAGTGGTTGCCCAGAACGAGGCATTGGCGGCACTGGCCAGCAGCCTGCGCACGGCCAAGGCGGGCTTGAAGAACGAACATTCGCCATTGGGCGTATTTCTGCTGGCAGGGCCGTCAGGCGTCGGCAAGACTGAGACCGCTTTGGCATTAGCCGATCTGCTATTCGGCGGCGAGGCTGCGCTGACCACCATTAACATGTCGGAATACCAGGAAGCGCATACGGTATCGCAGCTGAAGGGATCGCCGCCGGGTTACGTCGGTTATGGCCGAGGTGGCGTGTTGACCGAAGCGGTCCGGCAGCGCCCTTACAGCGTGGTGTTGCTGGATGAAGTGGAAAAGGCGCATCGCGATGTGCTGGAGATGTTTTACCAGGTGTTTGATCGCGGCACCATGCGCGACGGCGAGGGACGTGAAATCAATTTCTGCAATTGCGTGATTCTGATGACTTCCAACCTGGGTAGTCAGGAAATCATGGATATGACAGGCGGCGACCCCGCCATCTCCACGGCGCAATTGATGGAGGTGGTGCACCCGATTCTGTCAAACCACTTTCAGCCGGCTTTGCTGGCGCGCTTCCAGCCGATTCTCTACCGTCCGCTGCAGGCGGATGCCCTGTCCAATATCTTGCGGATCAAGCTCGACGCTATCGGCGCCCGTCTGCATCGTCAATATGGCATTCAGCTGACATGCGATGAAAGCCTGGTTGACGCACTGGCGCAAGCCTGCCTGCTACGTGAATCGGGGGCACGCAACATCGACAGCTTGCTGAATCAGCAGATCCTGCCGGTGGTGGCGCGCGAACTGCTGGTGAGGCTGGCAGCTGGCGGCATGCCGAACGAGGTACGTTTGACGCAATCGGCAGAAGGCAATCTGGTCGTGGAATTTCTGCCGAACGACAACGCTCCGGCCATTGCCCAAACAGCAGCCGTAGCCGCATCCGACAATAGCGATTAA
- the tssE gene encoding type VI secretion system baseplate subunit TssE, with protein MSTGPSLYDKLLGHIGDIPLNAYDDKTLEILSVMENLRRILNTRAGSLKHLPDFGLPDLTNVYRNLPASAHQLKKEMEATLLIYEPRIKGIEIDVLPADPGMVISYLMTCHLRKRGLVRFGTHFEPEGRTLLQLR; from the coding sequence ATGTCAACCGGACCTTCGCTATACGATAAGTTGCTAGGGCACATAGGCGATATTCCGCTGAATGCCTACGACGACAAGACGCTGGAAATCCTCAGCGTCATGGAAAACCTGCGGCGCATTCTCAATACCCGGGCCGGCTCGCTCAAGCATTTGCCGGATTTTGGTTTGCCGGACCTGACCAATGTCTACCGCAATCTGCCGGCATCTGCACATCAGCTCAAGAAAGAAATGGAAGCGACGCTGTTGATTTACGAACCGCGCATCAAAGGTATCGAGATCGACGTACTGCCGGCCGATCCGGGCATGGTTATCAGTTATTTGATGACCTGCCATCTGCGCAAGCGTGGATTGGTTCGTTTCGGCACCCACTTCGAGCCAGAGGGACGGACCTTACTGCAATTGCGGTGA